Genomic segment of Octadecabacter arcticus 238:
GTGGCGCTGCTTGATTGATGGTTAGGCGACGTCCTTGATTTGGTCAAGCGTTACGGTATTGCGATGATCTAGCAAAGCTTGCTTGAGAATGGGGAGTTGCTTGTAGGCCTTTAGGCGGCGGAAGCCTTTCGCGGCTTCCAGCATACCAGCCCCTGTCCAGCGCAGCGCCATTTTTGCATCGCGCCAGCGTTTGACGTTTCGACAGACCTGTCGGATCACGCTGTTCATAGATTCAATGATGTTGGTGCTGGCCAATGAGCGTCTCAATTCCACAGGTAGCCCCAACCTAACAACAGTTAGAATTTCGTCTAGGCCCTCAAGGATCGACTTTGAAACGTCCGGAGCCTCAAGCTCTAGTCGCTGGGCAAGATTCCGCATCAACCGCTCGGCTTTGTCGGCATCATCAAGCTCCCATGCTTGCTTCAGCGCGCGGCGTACGGAGGCGTGCAGCTTTGGAGGAAGCCTGTCAGTTATGTTGCGGGCCTTGTGTATCTGGCATCTTTGGATGGGAATATCGGCACCAAATGTGCGCCGAATTGCCTTGGTCAGTGCCTTAGCCCCATCTACGATGAACAAATAGCAGCCCGCTGGATCGAGCCCACGCTCTATCAGATTGTCCAAAAGCGCCTGAACCGTCGCGGCGTTCTCGGTCGCCCCTTCAATGACGCCCAGAGGGTGCTTTTCGCCTGAAACCTCCACACCCACGGCCGCAAGCACCAACAAATGATCGTCCAAATGCAGCCCGTCGATCTGGATCGCTACAAGGTCAAGCTCCGATAGATCAGATGACATCCACTCATCCAGGCGCGCTTGGGTGAGTGCTTTGAAGCGACGCGAAACTGCTGACCTGGACAGCCCGCTCCCTGCCTTATTAGGCACCTTCGCTTCGGGCAGCCGTACAGCTCGGTCATACTTACGGGTGGAAACATTCATCAACATTAGGCTCATTGCCCATTGTTCAAGGAAGCCACCCGAGGAGGCCTCTTCCCAGCTCGGCAGGACAATCTCTTTACCGGTCACTTTATCGCGCACACGGGCGCGCTCCAGCTCAATCTTCCCACCATGGAACCCAACCTGACCTTTCGCGGTGCCCCATCTGTGGCCAGGCTTGTCAGTGCAATGCTCGTATCGGCCACCCGCCAGCGTATCTGCGTCCTCACCAAACATCTGAACCAGACTGGCGACGCCCGCCGTCAGGCAGAACTGCTCGAAGCTCTCGCCAACTTTGTCCCAGGCTGTTTCCACGAGTTGATGAACATTCGACGCGCTGGCAAGTCCAGCGCTTGCTGTGATAGTCTTCTTCATGGTGTTGCTTCCTTTTGCGATTAAACACCCAGAGCCTACGGCTCAGGGGAAGCAACGCCACCCTAAATTAAAATTTCAACATTCTTCGGGACATTCCCCCCTTTTGGACCTATGTCTTAGGTGACAGATTACCCTATCATTGTCTCCAATAAGAGAACAATCTGGCTACAATCTGGCTACAATCTGGCTACAATCTGGCTACAATATGTCGTTAGGGCAGGTCTTTGTACAACGCATTTGTCAGGAAATTGATCTGAGTTGAACGGTTTTCCTCAGGCTTCGCTGGCCTATAGGGACAGTTGGTATAGTTTTAAGACATGACGTTGCGCCACCAAATCACTGCTTGCACCCTGTGTGCGGATCGGTTCGCCGCCACGCAAACCGCCCATTCGCCTCGCCCGATTGTCTGGTTTGAACCAACGGCGCGGCTGCTGATCGTAGGGCAAGCCCCTGGCAAGAAAGTATATAAAAGTGGTTGCCCATTTACCGATCCGTCAGGGGATCGTTTGCGCGACTGGTTGGGCGTCGACGAGACCACATTTTATGATCGGAGCAATGTTACAATCGTGCCGATGGCCTTTTGTTTTCCAGGCAATGATAAAGCTGGGTCAGATTTGCCACCGCCCAAGGTTTGTGGCCAGACATGGCACGACAGCGTGATGGCGGATCTTCCTGATGTGAAGCTTCGCATTTTGGTCGGGGCATCGGCACACCGATATCATTTGGGTGTAAAGACCAGTGCCACTGAAACTGTTGCAGGCTGGCGGGACCATGCGCCGGACACCTTTGTCTTGCCACATCCGTCGTGGCGCAATACCGCATGGCTGAAGAAGAATCCGTGGTTCGGGGCGCAGGTTTTGCCAGCGCTGCGCGTCCGTGTGAAAGAGGTTTTGAATGACGGAAGTAGACACAACTGAAATTGATTTGGCCCACGCCGCTATGGTCGCCGATGATGCGGATGATCTGGCGCGTTTGCGGTTTTACGAACGACTGGCAGAGTCCGAGCTGTTCATGTTGCTTGAGGCAGAGGTTGAGGGAGACCAGATTTCGCCAGCAATGTTTGAAGCAGAAGATCAACAATTTGTTTTGATTTTTGACCGCGAGGCGCGGATGTCAGAGTTTTATGGAAAAGCGATCGCACCCTACGCTGCGCTGTCTGGGCGAGGCATGGCGCAGATGCTTGAAGGCCAGCGGATCGGGATGGCGCTGAACATGGGCGTGGCCCCGTCCGCTATGCTGGTTTCGGCTGACGCCGTGGATTGGTTGGCACAGACATTGGGGTCGGATCCCGAAGAAGTGGACGGCCAGATCACGCAGGTAAGTGCGCCGACGGGTTTGCCGGACATCTTGCTAGAGGCGCTTGATCGAAAGCTTGCTACAGCCGCAGGGCTGGCGGTTGAGGCTTACCTGTGTGGTGTGACCTACGAGGGCGGCGCGCGCGGGCACATGTTGGCGTTTGTTGGCACCATTGAGGGCGCTGAGGGCGCATTGACGGCGGCAGTAAATGAGGCGTTGGTGTTTTCTGGCATCGAGGCAGGCATGCTTGATGTTGCGCATCTGGCCGGGGGTGATCCGGTGTCTGAACGGGTCGCCAAAGTCGGGCTGCGGTTTGATCTGCCAACGCCGCAGATGCCGGGATCTAGCAATGGTCAGCCCGGTGCAAACCCCGGTATGGACCCGACCAAGCCACCTAAGCTGCATTAAGCTCGCTTGCCGCGAGCGGGGTGCAGATTTTTTTGGAAATCTGCACGAGAGGTGGGGCGCTGCCCCCGCTTTGCGTCCCCGGGATATTTCTAAAGGAAAGACGGGATAGGATTTAGTAGCCTTTGCTGCGATCCACGAGGTGCATGAAGGGTAAGCCGTCTTCGCCGCGCCGGATGTTTTCCGCGATGCAGAGTGCGGCTGTGCTGGCCCGCGTTGTGGATGCGATATGCGGCGTAACTGTTATCTTGGGATGGTCCCAGAATGCGTGGCTTTTTGGCAAAGGTTCGGTCCGAAAAACGTCCAGTGTGGCGTGGGCGACATTGCGGTCAAGCGCCTTAAGCAGTGCCACGTCGTCAATCAGGGGGCCGCGACCGGGGTTGATGATGAATGCCCCGTCCACAAGGAGTGCGAGTTTTTCGGCGTTCAGGATATTGGTTGTCGCATCCGTAAGCGGCAGCAATAGCACGACAATTTCTGCATCTGTCAAGGCGTCACGCAAGCCGTCATTGCCGGAAAGGCAGGTCACGTTTACGATGTCTTTTTGGGAACGGCTCCATCCCGTCACAGGAAAATTCAAAGCCGTAAGCATTTTGGCGCAGGCGGCCCCGAGCGCGCCAAGGCCAAGGATTGTTACCGGGCGTTCCTGCGCCAACGGCGGAAATGCGGCGCGCCAGATGCCGTCTTGTCCATGAATGTGATCGTCGATGCCAAGGTGGTGGCGCATCGTGTGCCCGACAACCCATTCGACCATGCCGTCAGTCAGGCCAGGGTCAACCATGCGCGCCAGCGGTTGGGTCAGGGTCTTGTTGGTTGCGATATCTTCGACACCTGCCCAAAGGTTCAGCACGGCCTTACAGCGGGTGAACGGAGCAAAATCTTGTACCGGGCCATTCGGGGCGGCGATGATGTAGTCGACCGTTTCAGGCGCGTGGTCGCGCGACACATCAACCGTTAAACCCTGCGCCGCAAATGCAGGAGGCAGTGCCGCTGCGTAGTCGGGCCAAGCGGCATCGCCTGCGGAAAATAGCGCGCAGATGGGTGTGTTTTTAGTCATCGCGGTTTATGCACGTGGGCGGACTGCACCAGCCCGAAGGCCGCCATCAAGACCAGCATCGCCGAGCCGCCATAGCTGACAAGCGGCAACGGCACGCCGACAACAGGCGCGAGGCCCATCACCATCGCCATATTGACCGCAAAGAACAAAAAGAACGTCACCGCGACGCCCATCGTAACAAGGGACGCAAAACGGTCTTTATTGGTCACCGCAGACTGCACGCAAAAGATGATGATCAGCGTGTAAAGGATCAGCAGACCGAACGCGCCAATAAAGCCAAACTCTTCTGCCAAGGTCGTGAAGATAAAGTCTGTGTGTTTCTCGGGTAGAAAATTCAGCCGGCTTTGGGTACCCTGCATGAACCCGCGCCCTGTCCAGCCGCCCGATCCAAGCG
This window contains:
- a CDS encoding SseB family protein → MTEVDTTEIDLAHAAMVADDADDLARLRFYERLAESELFMLLEAEVEGDQISPAMFEAEDQQFVLIFDREARMSEFYGKAIAPYAALSGRGMAQMLEGQRIGMALNMGVAPSAMLVSADAVDWLAQTLGSDPEEVDGQITQVSAPTGLPDILLEALDRKLATAAGLAVEAYLCGVTYEGGARGHMLAFVGTIEGAEGALTAAVNEALVFSGIEAGMLDVAHLAGGDPVSERVAKVGLRFDLPTPQMPGSSNGQPGANPGMDPTKPPKLH
- a CDS encoding uracil-DNA glycosylase family protein, encoding MTLRHQITACTLCADRFAATQTAHSPRPIVWFEPTARLLIVGQAPGKKVYKSGCPFTDPSGDRLRDWLGVDETTFYDRSNVTIVPMAFCFPGNDKAGSDLPPPKVCGQTWHDSVMADLPDVKLRILVGASAHRYHLGVKTSATETVAGWRDHAPDTFVLPHPSWRNTAWLKKNPWFGAQVLPALRVRVKEVLNDGSRHN
- a CDS encoding 2-hydroxyacid dehydrogenase → MTKNTPICALFSAGDAAWPDYAAALPPAFAAQGLTVDVSRDHAPETVDYIIAAPNGPVQDFAPFTRCKAVLNLWAGVEDIATNKTLTQPLARMVDPGLTDGMVEWVVGHTMRHHLGIDDHIHGQDGIWRAAFPPLAQERPVTILGLGALGAACAKMLTALNFPVTGWSRSQKDIVNVTCLSGNDGLRDALTDAEIVVLLLPLTDATTNILNAEKLALLVDGAFIINPGRGPLIDDVALLKALDRNVAHATLDVFRTEPLPKSHAFWDHPKITVTPHIASTTRASTAALCIAENIRRGEDGLPFMHLVDRSKGY
- a CDS encoding IS256-like element ISOan3 family transposase, with the protein product MKKTITASAGLASASNVHQLVETAWDKVGESFEQFCLTAGVASLVQMFGEDADTLAGGRYEHCTDKPGHRWGTAKGQVGFHGGKIELERARVRDKVTGKEIVLPSWEEASSGGFLEQWAMSLMLMNVSTRKYDRAVRLPEAKVPNKAGSGLSRSAVSRRFKALTQARLDEWMSSDLSELDLVAIQIDGLHLDDHLLVLAAVGVEVSGEKHPLGVIEGATENAATVQALLDNLIERGLDPAGCYLFIVDGAKALTKAIRRTFGADIPIQRCQIHKARNITDRLPPKLHASVRRALKQAWELDDADKAERLMRNLAQRLELEAPDVSKSILEGLDEILTVVRLGLPVELRRSLASTNIIESMNSVIRQVCRNVKRWRDAKMALRWTGAGMLEAAKGFRRLKAYKQLPILKQALLDHRNTVTLDQIKDVA